From Pseudomonas vanderleydeniana, the proteins below share one genomic window:
- a CDS encoding DUF2857 domain-containing protein — MQALNLAVAFQIMSNIKNGQLRSCLAMGFEEKDLQTLIDPRCMGALVNSPVPWFKVQVDGDVVHRLLSRTRDSDEEEQISRALRLGASSPMILALFGLSPKEVSTRRTMLGIPYRKGRWPTVRQDAEMRLWGHWVRLTRELGTDTRDPRSVLQVAMLMTECEPTLNLAMVWSLVQGWIDEQLV; from the coding sequence ATGCAAGCGTTGAATCTGGCTGTCGCCTTTCAAATCATGAGCAACATCAAGAACGGGCAGCTGCGCAGTTGCCTGGCCATGGGGTTCGAGGAAAAGGACCTGCAGACGCTGATCGATCCCCGGTGCATGGGGGCGTTGGTGAACTCGCCGGTCCCCTGGTTCAAGGTGCAGGTCGATGGTGATGTCGTCCATCGACTGCTGTCGCGCACCCGTGACAGTGACGAGGAGGAACAGATCAGTCGGGCGCTGCGCCTGGGGGCCAGTTCACCGATGATCCTGGCGTTGTTCGGACTGTCGCCCAAGGAAGTTTCCACCCGTCGCACGATGTTGGGCATCCCGTACCGCAAGGGCCGTTGGCCGACGGTGCGGCAGGACGCGGAAATGCGCCTGTGGGGGCACTGGGTTCGGCTGACCCGGGAGCTGGGCACCGATACGCGCGACCCGCGTTCGGTGTTGCAGGTGGCGATGCTGATGACCGAGTGCGAACCAACCCTGAACCTGGCCATGGTCTGGAGCCTGGTCCAGGGCTGGATCGACGAGCAGTTGGTGTGA
- a CDS encoding iron-containing alcohol dehydrogenase, translating into MQPFSFATTAQLLCESGAATRLAQLCQQRGARRVLIVTDPGIIRLGLLDDLLPAFTQARLSVAIFSDVCADPSDSCVQSAVERARHIGAELIVGFGGGSSMDVAKLVAFLAHPECIQQLPELYGVDRAQGRRLPLIQVPTTAGTGSEVTPIAVVTTGEASKMGVVSPILLPDLALLDAELTLGLPPAITAATGIDAMVHAIEAYTSKIRRNPLSSLLAREALRLLASHLDQAVHQGDNLAARQAMLLGACLAGQAFANAPVAAVHALAYPLGAHFHVPHGLANSLVLPHVMRFNRAEALADYAALAPLLLGERLQAGDPQTQCAQFIEELAQLAPRCGLPTRLREVDVPREFLGQLAEDAMQQQRLLVNNPREVGLADALAIYEAAF; encoded by the coding sequence GTCACCGACCCCGGCATCATCCGCCTGGGCCTGCTCGATGACCTGCTGCCGGCGTTCACCCAGGCCCGCCTGAGCGTGGCGATCTTCAGCGATGTCTGCGCCGACCCGAGCGACAGCTGCGTGCAGTCGGCCGTCGAGCGGGCTCGCCACATCGGTGCCGAGTTGATCGTCGGCTTTGGCGGCGGTAGCTCGATGGATGTGGCCAAGCTGGTCGCTTTCCTGGCCCACCCCGAATGCATCCAGCAATTGCCGGAGCTCTATGGCGTCGACCGCGCCCAGGGACGGCGCCTGCCGCTGATCCAGGTGCCGACCACCGCCGGCACCGGCTCGGAGGTGACGCCCATCGCGGTGGTGACCACGGGCGAGGCCAGCAAGATGGGCGTCGTCTCGCCGATACTGCTGCCGGACCTGGCATTGCTCGATGCCGAACTCACTCTCGGCCTGCCGCCGGCGATCACGGCGGCGACCGGCATCGACGCGATGGTCCATGCCATCGAGGCCTACACCAGCAAGATCAGGCGCAACCCGCTGTCCAGCCTGCTGGCCCGCGAGGCATTGCGCCTCTTGGCCAGCCACCTTGACCAGGCGGTGCACCAGGGCGACAACCTCGCCGCCCGCCAGGCCATGCTGCTGGGCGCCTGCCTGGCCGGACAGGCCTTCGCCAACGCACCGGTCGCCGCGGTGCACGCGCTGGCCTATCCCCTGGGCGCGCATTTCCATGTGCCGCATGGCTTGGCCAACTCGTTGGTGCTGCCACACGTGATGCGCTTCAACCGCGCCGAAGCCCTGGCCGACTACGCTGCCCTGGCGCCCCTGTTGCTCGGTGAGCGCCTGCAGGCCGGCGACCCGCAGACGCAGTGCGCCCAGTTCATTGAGGAGTTGGCACAACTGGCGCCTCGCTGCGGCTTGCCGACCCGGCTGCGCGAAGTGGACGTGCCGCGCGAGTTTCTTGGGCAACTGGCCGAGGATGCCATGCAACAGCAGCGCCTCTTGGTGAACAACCCGCGCGAGGTCGGCCTGGCCGATGCCTTGGCGATCTACGAAGCAGCCTTCTGA